The following coding sequences are from one Psychrobacter sp. AH5 window:
- a CDS encoding FAD-dependent monooxygenase — MPSSEFDTSPIQNNISKSEHKANKDRHSSAATDQQVLIAGGGHVGLSFALLLAHRGIASTLLEKNSYPEMGPEDDEQRSHYLDSRNTALSRRTVQIYQEIGLWPELQSHACRIDAVQISEQGSFGRAQLKREEEKVESFGQVMENAWLGRKLLLAAQNEPLITLIDNADVTEVKQHADSVSVTFNYYGSSEGEQQLQGSVLVACDGRDSTVRQLLGISTTDYDYKQTAIVGVVHTDKAHEHIAIERFSPAGPLAVLPLTDPEGDGNNDYQQGFRRSVVWVCPKGEEQQYLEDDAHFLATLQQAFGERAGKFIATGRRGAYPLTRVLADKQVDGRCVIMGNAAHTLHPVAGQGFNLCMRDAHVLAQMMSEQVKKGADIGDTTMLKSYEKSRKTDQKRVVLFCDAVVHGFTHTNPAIKLARNVALVAFDKLPNIKPLVATYAMGLKS; from the coding sequence ATGCCAAGTTCTGAGTTTGATACTTCGCCCATTCAAAATAATATCTCTAAGTCTGAGCATAAGGCTAATAAAGACCGTCATTCTAGTGCTGCTACTGATCAGCAAGTGCTTATCGCTGGTGGCGGTCATGTCGGCTTATCTTTTGCTTTATTGCTCGCCCATCGCGGTATTGCCAGCACTTTGCTCGAAAAAAACAGCTATCCTGAGATGGGTCCTGAGGATGATGAGCAACGTAGTCATTATTTAGACAGCCGCAACACTGCCTTGTCACGTCGTACGGTGCAGATTTATCAAGAGATAGGGCTGTGGCCAGAGCTACAAAGCCACGCTTGCCGAATTGACGCGGTACAGATTAGCGAACAAGGCAGCTTTGGCCGCGCCCAGCTCAAAAGGGAAGAGGAAAAAGTCGAATCCTTTGGACAAGTGATGGAAAATGCTTGGCTTGGCCGCAAATTACTATTAGCCGCACAAAATGAGCCGCTGATTACCTTGATTGACAATGCCGATGTCACTGAGGTCAAGCAGCACGCCGATAGCGTTAGCGTTACTTTTAACTATTATGGCAGTAGTGAAGGCGAGCAGCAGCTGCAAGGTAGCGTGTTAGTGGCCTGTGATGGTCGCGACTCGACAGTGCGCCAGCTTTTAGGGATTAGCACTACTGATTACGACTATAAGCAAACGGCTATCGTAGGCGTGGTACATACCGATAAGGCTCATGAGCATATTGCCATTGAGCGCTTTAGCCCAGCAGGACCATTAGCGGTCTTGCCACTCACTGATCCAGAGGGTGATGGTAATAATGACTATCAACAGGGCTTTCGACGTTCGGTGGTTTGGGTTTGTCCTAAAGGCGAGGAGCAGCAATATTTGGAGGATGACGCGCATTTCTTGGCGACGCTACAACAAGCTTTTGGCGAGCGCGCAGGCAAGTTTATCGCTACGGGGCGTCGCGGCGCTTATCCCTTGACGCGTGTGCTCGCTGACAAGCAAGTTGATGGCCGCTGCGTCATCATGGGTAATGCGGCGCATACTTTGCACCCGGTAGCGGGTCAGGGCTTTAACCTGTGTATGCGTGACGCGCACGTCTTGGCGCAAATGATGAGCGAACAAGTCAAAAAAGGTGCAGATATCGGCGATACTACTATGCTAAAAAGCTATGAGAAATCACGAAAAACCGATCAAAAACGAGTAGTTTTGTTTTGCGATGCGGTGGTACATGGTTTTACTCATACCAATCCAGCCATCAAGCTGGCGCGTAATGTGGCCTTAGTTGCTTTTGATAAGCTGCCTAATATTAAGCCGTTAGTGGCTACTTATGCAATGGGGCTCAAGTCTTAA
- a CDS encoding PhoH family protein codes for MTQSISRNITFEFLTQAQLKTVLGEYNKHIKYIQERLDIKISQRKTDFCLSGDITGVERGERIIYKLVDEAQNSKDITAEELHLIIQSSISRDEDMRDDAEVKSESDDDFDAADEFTPISLRTRKGKIIPRGGNQQRYVKNVLSSDVSFGIGPAGTGKTYLAVACAVDMIERNEIERILLVRPAVEAGEKLGFLPGDLTQKIDPYLRPLYDALYEMLGFEKVGKMIERQIIEVAPLAYMRGRTLNNSFVILDEAQNTTPEQMKMFLTRLGFGSRAVITGDITQVDLPRGAKSGLTQALQILSGIEEIHITKFDSKDVVRHQLVQKIVEAYDDYDDEQLIIEEKRKQERLAEQHRRAAMADAAAKL; via the coding sequence TTGACTCAATCCATTAGCCGTAATATAACATTTGAATTTTTGACCCAAGCCCAGCTAAAAACGGTATTGGGCGAATACAATAAACATATCAAATACATTCAAGAGCGTCTTGATATCAAGATCAGTCAGCGCAAAACAGATTTTTGTTTAAGTGGTGATATCACTGGTGTTGAGCGCGGCGAGCGTATCATCTATAAGCTAGTCGATGAGGCGCAAAATTCAAAAGACATCACTGCCGAAGAGCTGCATCTCATTATTCAATCGAGCATTTCTCGTGACGAAGATATGAGAGATGATGCAGAAGTAAAGAGCGAGAGCGATGATGATTTTGACGCTGCTGATGAGTTTACGCCTATCAGCTTACGTACTCGTAAAGGCAAAATCATCCCACGCGGCGGCAATCAGCAGCGCTATGTCAAAAACGTGCTCAGCTCCGATGTGTCGTTCGGTATTGGCCCTGCCGGTACTGGTAAGACTTACTTGGCAGTAGCGTGCGCGGTCGATATGATCGAGCGCAATGAGATTGAGCGTATCTTGCTGGTGCGTCCGGCGGTTGAAGCGGGTGAGAAGTTAGGCTTCTTACCGGGCGACTTGACGCAAAAAATTGATCCTTACTTGCGCCCTTTGTATGACGCGCTGTATGAGATGCTAGGCTTTGAGAAAGTGGGCAAAATGATTGAGCGTCAAATCATTGAAGTGGCGCCGCTAGCTTATATGCGCGGTCGTACTTTGAATAACTCTTTTGTGATTTTGGATGAAGCGCAAAACACCACACCTGAGCAGATGAAGATGTTTTTGACTCGTTTAGGTTTTGGCTCACGCGCGGTTATCACTGGCGACATTACTCAGGTCGATTTACCACGCGGCGCTAAATCCGGCTTGACACAGGCGTTACAGATTTTGAGCGGTATCGAAGAGATTCATATCACTAAGTTTGATTCAAAAGATGTGGTTCGTCATCAGCTAGTACAAAAAATCGTCGAAGCTTATGATGACTATGATGATGAGCAATTAATCATTGAAGAAAAGCGCAAACAAGAGCGCCTAGCGGAACAACATCGCCGCGCCGCAATGGCCGATGCCGCGGCTAAGCTGTGA
- the ybeY gene encoding rRNA maturation RNase YbeY — MPNDEQINANLAALDISAIESITDELVAELYSEERILPVVTATLSYIDEHLSKGLSLPYFADIDEELWRSKVKALDIYITDITEGKALNLEARGKDYATNILSYPSEMPVSVIELMPTLPLGELIICHDVIAREASEQDKSLTQHISHLIVHGVLHLLGFDHEIGQAEQEEMEALEITILARLHLPNPYI; from the coding sequence ATGCCAAATGATGAGCAGATAAACGCTAATTTAGCGGCACTAGATATCAGCGCTATAGAGAGTATAACGGATGAATTAGTGGCAGAGCTATATAGCGAAGAGCGGATATTACCCGTGGTAACCGCGACATTGAGCTATATCGATGAGCACCTCAGTAAGGGCTTAAGCCTACCTTACTTTGCAGATATTGATGAGGAGTTATGGCGAAGTAAAGTCAAAGCTTTGGATATTTATATTACCGATATTACAGAGGGAAAAGCGCTAAATCTGGAGGCGCGTGGCAAAGATTATGCTACCAATATTCTCTCTTATCCTAGTGAGATGCCAGTCAGCGTTATTGAGCTGATGCCAACCCTACCACTAGGCGAGCTGATTATCTGTCATGATGTGATTGCGCGTGAAGCAAGCGAGCAAGATAAAAGCCTAACGCAGCACATTAGCCATTTGATCGTCCATGGCGTACTGCATCTGCTAGGCTTTGATCATGAAATAGGTCAAGCGGAGCAAGAAGAGATGGAAGCGTTGGAGATTACTATTTTAGCGCGTTTGCATCTACCCAATCCTTATATTTAG
- a CDS encoding mechanosensitive ion channel domain-containing protein: MEFLGFTLDAAALTESAITIAIKIGLALLIFWAGRWLAKKLVTFANRLMIRSHLETTAANFLSRLLYGILLVVVVLAALNQVGVHTTSVVAILGGAAVAIGLSLKDQLSNFAAGIMIVTFRPFIKGDYVQISSYTGTVAEITLVNTHLTTINNHDVIIPNSDITTSAVINYTALPNRRVDITIGVGYDANLKTAKALILKLAKENPMSFNDPEPIVRVTNLGDNAVDLTLNVWTTNADWWSMQCDLLEQFKEVFDNEKIDIPFPQRSVHIKGLDQMINTMDQSQKLPMDKKS, translated from the coding sequence ATGGAATTTTTAGGTTTTACCCTTGATGCCGCCGCATTGACCGAAAGCGCTATAACTATAGCAATAAAAATCGGCCTTGCGCTATTGATATTTTGGGCAGGGCGCTGGCTGGCCAAAAAACTAGTGACTTTTGCTAATCGTCTGATGATTCGTAGCCATCTAGAGACGACTGCAGCAAACTTTTTGAGTCGTTTATTATACGGTATTTTATTAGTGGTCGTGGTGTTAGCCGCCCTAAATCAGGTCGGCGTTCACACCACCTCAGTGGTAGCGATATTAGGCGGCGCGGCGGTCGCTATTGGCCTATCACTCAAGGATCAGCTGTCAAACTTTGCCGCTGGCATTATGATTGTGACTTTTCGCCCTTTTATAAAAGGCGATTATGTACAAATTAGCAGTTACACTGGCACGGTGGCTGAGATTACCTTAGTTAATACCCATCTCACTACCATTAATAATCACGATGTTATTATTCCCAATAGCGATATTACCACCTCAGCGGTGATCAACTATACCGCGCTACCTAATCGCCGTGTCGATATCACTATTGGAGTCGGCTACGATGCCAATCTAAAAACTGCCAAAGCGCTGATATTAAAATTAGCCAAAGAAAATCCGATGTCTTTTAATGATCCTGAGCCTATCGTCAGAGTGACTAATTTGGGCGATAATGCAGTCGATCTAACTCTTAATGTCTGGACGACTAACGCGGATTGGTGGTCAATGCAGTGCGATCTACTTGAGCAGTTCAAAGAAGTGTTTGATAATGAAAAAATAGATATTCCGTTTCCGCAGCGTAGTGTGCACATCAAGGGTTTGGATCAGATGATCAATACCATGGACCAATCACAAAAGCTGCCCATGGACAAAAAGTCATAA
- a CDS encoding energy transducer TonB translates to MAHIKDSQSYHFSSQAPKRSFSMPVAIVVAVGLHVLVIFGISFSMGSNPATMMQDVAKALTDNMQPNEDAYYIANASQMGGGSIEEQIRQESAQTSPLSAEQISETQDVINLQRQVRQQQYQESYLRTTLSWRQASDDSDNDSQQAKDDSILQEERLRKQIATLEAQLSQRQQVYATKSKVVTLDSNSTTRGAAADYIETFREHVERVGNLHYPPQARAQGITGEVRLMVIISNDGTIKAIRLLESSNSNILDEAAKQSVRQAAPFGRFTKDMQDIVELRLIRTYRYSDKIAVSY, encoded by the coding sequence GTGGCGCATATCAAAGACTCACAAAGCTATCATTTTTCCAGTCAGGCGCCTAAGCGCAGCTTTAGCATGCCAGTAGCGATTGTGGTCGCAGTAGGGCTGCATGTGCTAGTTATCTTTGGTATTAGTTTTTCTATGGGCAGTAATCCAGCTACTATGATGCAGGACGTTGCCAAAGCGCTGACTGATAATATGCAGCCTAATGAGGACGCTTATTACATTGCTAATGCCTCACAAATGGGCGGCGGCAGCATTGAGGAGCAAATCCGCCAAGAAAGCGCGCAAACCAGTCCACTATCAGCCGAACAGATCAGTGAGACGCAAGATGTGATTAATTTGCAGCGGCAAGTGCGCCAACAACAGTATCAAGAGAGCTATTTGCGCACGACCTTGAGCTGGCGGCAAGCGAGTGATGACTCAGACAATGATAGCCAGCAAGCAAAAGACGATAGCATCCTACAAGAAGAGCGCTTGCGTAAGCAGATTGCAACTTTGGAGGCGCAGTTATCACAGCGTCAGCAAGTGTATGCTACTAAGTCAAAAGTCGTCACCCTCGATAGTAACTCAACCACTCGCGGCGCTGCTGCCGATTATATCGAAACCTTTCGCGAACACGTAGAGCGGGTAGGCAACCTGCATTATCCGCCGCAAGCGCGAGCGCAAGGCATCACGGGCGAAGTGCGATTGATGGTCATTATCAGTAATGATGGCACTATCAAAGCTATCCGTCTGCTTGAGAGCTCTAACTCCAACATTTTGGATGAAGCGGCGAAGCAATCGGTAAGGCAAGCTGCGCCATTTGGTAGATTTACTAAAGATATGCAAGATATCGTTGAGCTACGCCTGATTCGCACCTATCGTTATAGTGATAAAATAGCTGTTAGTTATTGA
- a CDS encoding ferredoxin--NADP reductase codes for MSDNIQRVTVLSKTTWTPNLFSFTVTRPESFKFTAGQFVRLGVNPSKLKYYQNKSDEVADKALDEDIFRAYSIVSSPFDEVLEFFSIVIEDGAFTSQLQHLQVGDELLLNTMPFGFLTLARYQKPLPKDLWLLATGTGLAPFLSMLQDLQTWEDYEHIVLAYSARSKDELAYIETIERLQEDFGTLVDNPAKLIFVPIVTREKIEGALSERLPQLLLNGKLQQQAGIALDIDSAHVMLCGNPEMVEDTKETLKSMGMVMNRRGEGNIAVENYW; via the coding sequence ATGAGTGATAATATTCAAAGGGTAACGGTCTTAAGTAAGACCACTTGGACACCTAATCTCTTTAGCTTTACGGTGACTCGTCCTGAGAGTTTTAAATTTACCGCTGGGCAGTTTGTGCGTTTGGGCGTCAATCCTAGTAAGCTAAAGTACTATCAAAATAAGTCAGATGAAGTAGCTGACAAAGCGCTTGATGAGGATATCTTCCGCGCTTATTCTATCGTCTCATCGCCTTTTGATGAAGTATTAGAGTTTTTCTCAATTGTCATCGAGGATGGCGCTTTTACCTCGCAATTGCAGCATTTGCAAGTCGGTGATGAGCTACTACTCAACACTATGCCGTTTGGCTTTTTGACCTTAGCGCGCTACCAAAAACCGCTACCCAAAGACTTATGGCTGCTGGCTACGGGGACAGGGCTTGCGCCATTTTTGTCCATGCTACAAGACTTGCAGACTTGGGAGGACTATGAACATATCGTCTTAGCCTATAGCGCCCGTAGTAAAGATGAGCTGGCTTATATTGAGACTATTGAGCGCTTGCAAGAGGATTTTGGTACGCTGGTCGATAACCCTGCTAAGCTGATATTTGTGCCGATTGTCACTCGTGAAAAGATCGAAGGAGCGTTGAGCGAGCGTCTACCGCAGTTATTACTAAATGGTAAACTACAACAGCAGGCGGGTATTGCTTTGGATATCGATAGCGCGCACGTTATGCTATGCGGTAACCCTGAGATGGTTGAGGATACTAAAGAAACCCTTAAATCGATGGGTATGGTAATGAATCGCCGCGGTGAGGGTAATATAGCAGTCGAGAACTATTGGTAA
- a CDS encoding NADH-quinone oxidoreductase subunit N → MTDITMNDLMGLMPYAPIIIVVITVILAMIAITMKRSHFITGTITVIGLNLGLFTLLGQMTEVVSSGSLLPLAEQLFVIDNFAQFNMVVIFICALACCTLAYAYLAKLNDHKEELYLLILISTVGALLMVCAQHMASFFVSLELLSVPLYGLLAYTFSRNKSLESGLKYLVLSATASATLLMGMAFVYAQVGALGFKQISIMLATSYDSPLLILGAALMMFGIAFKLSAAPFHMWTPDVYEGAPAPIATYLASVSKVAMMALAVRFLLDTALLALPSVQLLLMVMATLSILIGNMLAIRQTNLKRLLGYSSIAHMGYVLIVIVSIGAAADSVSSMYMAVYAFTSIGAFGVVTLMSSPYRLSGEADELIHYQGLFWRRPVLTAVMTIMMLSLAGIPLTAGFITKLFAILAAVQGAQWFLAAMIILGSAIGLFYYLRVMLTLFKRPKAFIEFDVAGHWGVRMGGIMVIAVTVLIVGFGVLPNNMIEWAALARIW, encoded by the coding sequence ATGACTGATATTACGATGAATGATTTGATGGGGCTGATGCCTTATGCGCCGATTATTATAGTAGTGATTACCGTTATTTTGGCGATGATTGCTATTACTATGAAGCGCTCGCATTTTATTACTGGCACTATCACGGTGATTGGGTTAAACCTTGGCCTCTTTACTTTGCTTGGCCAAATGACGGAAGTAGTAAGCTCAGGCTCTTTGTTGCCTTTAGCGGAGCAGCTGTTTGTCATTGATAATTTTGCCCAGTTTAATATGGTGGTGATCTTTATCTGTGCCTTGGCCTGCTGTACCTTAGCGTATGCTTATCTTGCCAAGCTAAATGATCATAAAGAAGAGCTGTATCTGCTCATCCTAATCTCTACGGTAGGGGCGCTGCTGATGGTCTGTGCTCAGCACATGGCCTCCTTCTTTGTCAGCTTAGAGCTGTTGTCAGTGCCTTTATATGGCCTGCTCGCTTATACCTTCTCGCGCAACAAATCACTGGAATCTGGTCTAAAGTATTTGGTACTCTCAGCGACCGCTTCAGCGACTTTATTGATGGGGATGGCTTTTGTCTACGCGCAAGTAGGAGCGCTTGGCTTTAAGCAAATCAGCATCATGCTTGCTACCTCTTATGATTCGCCGCTGCTGATCTTAGGAGCAGCTTTGATGATGTTTGGTATCGCTTTTAAACTATCGGCAGCGCCTTTTCATATGTGGACGCCTGATGTTTATGAAGGAGCGCCAGCGCCTATTGCTACTTATTTGGCCTCAGTCTCAAAAGTGGCAATGATGGCTTTAGCGGTACGCTTTTTGCTAGATACTGCGCTATTAGCGTTGCCATCGGTACAGTTACTACTGATGGTAATGGCAACTTTATCGATCCTAATAGGTAATATGCTAGCTATTCGACAGACTAATCTTAAGCGCTTATTGGGTTATTCCTCCATCGCGCACATGGGTTATGTATTGATTGTTATCGTTAGTATTGGCGCCGCCGCCGATAGCGTCTCTAGCATGTATATGGCAGTGTATGCCTTTACTTCAATCGGTGCCTTTGGGGTAGTTACCTTGATGTCTAGCCCTTATCGCTTATCGGGTGAGGCAGACGAGCTTATCCATTATCAAGGTCTGTTCTGGCGTCGTCCAGTATTGACTGCGGTGATGACTATCATGATGCTGTCACTAGCTGGTATTCCATTGACTGCAGGCTTTATTACCAAGCTATTTGCGATTTTAGCGGCAGTACAAGGCGCACAGTGGTTCTTAGCAGCGATGATTATCTTAGGTAGTGCCATAGGTCTATTCTATTACTTGCGCGTGATGCTCACCTTATTCAAACGACCAAAAGCGTTTATTGAGTTTGACGTAGCAGGGCATTGGGGTGTACGTATGGGCGGTATCATGGTCATTGCGGTCACTGTGTTGATCGTTGGCTTTGGCGTACTTCCTAACAATATGATTGAATGGGCAGCCTTAGCTCGTATTTGGTAG
- the nuoM gene encoding NADH-quinone oxidoreductase subunit M → MIELQQTWMLPALIAIPFIAGLLCWLVERFNKRLPRWIALIGMILTFVLSLVLWHYGDFGGMSKQVIAPQSAVPWVAEFSVPWIPAMGISFHLAMDGMSLLMVALTGFLGVAAVACSWNEIQRRVGFFHLNLLWSLGGVIGVFLAIDLFLFFFFWEMMLVPIYFLIAIWGHDVVGGKTKEYAATKFFIYTQASGLIMLIGVLLLVIFNRAQTGVVSFNYNDLLGTSLGGWEYPIMLCFFIGFAVKLPILPFHGWLPDAHAQAPTAGSVDLAGVLIKTAAYGLIRFVLPLFPAASQDFAPIAMTLGTIGIFYGAWLAFMQTDMKRLLAYTSISHMGFIVLAIYAGTLLSLQGLMVQMLAHGLSSAALFIMAGQLYERLHTRNITLMGGMWGQFRYYAPMLMFFCAALLGIPGTGNFIGEFMILFGTFAQYPVFVVLATFSLVLAGLYSLLLVYRTLFGANNTKDVALEHTKYHGLPERPLKDLGKREITLLLTLAAGLVWLGLYPQPILDTSSQAMQWINNAYIYSEVTQVDASDLLDAMEAR, encoded by the coding sequence ATGATAGAGTTACAACAAACGTGGATGCTACCGGCATTGATCGCTATTCCGTTTATCGCGGGATTGTTATGCTGGTTGGTTGAGCGCTTTAATAAGCGCTTGCCGCGCTGGATTGCTTTGATCGGCATGATACTGACTTTTGTTTTGTCTTTAGTACTATGGCATTACGGTGATTTTGGTGGTATGAGCAAACAAGTCATCGCGCCGCAGTCAGCAGTGCCTTGGGTGGCTGAGTTTAGTGTGCCTTGGATACCGGCTATGGGTATTAGCTTTCATTTAGCGATGGATGGTATGTCGCTATTGATGGTGGCTTTGACTGGGTTTTTGGGCGTGGCAGCGGTCGCTTGTTCATGGAATGAGATTCAGCGCCGAGTGGGATTTTTTCACCTAAACTTGCTTTGGAGTTTGGGCGGCGTTATCGGTGTATTCTTAGCTATTGATTTATTCTTATTCTTCTTCTTTTGGGAGATGATGCTAGTTCCTATCTATTTCTTGATCGCTATTTGGGGTCATGATGTGGTTGGCGGCAAGACTAAAGAATACGCGGCGACCAAGTTCTTTATTTATACTCAAGCCTCAGGGCTTATTATGCTGATTGGGGTGTTATTACTAGTCATCTTCAACCGCGCGCAAACGGGCGTGGTCAGCTTCAATTATAACGATTTACTCGGTACTTCCTTAGGTGGTTGGGAATATCCGATTATGCTGTGCTTCTTTATTGGCTTTGCGGTCAAGCTACCGATTCTGCCTTTTCATGGCTGGTTACCAGACGCGCACGCGCAGGCACCAACGGCAGGTTCGGTCGATTTGGCAGGGGTGCTCATTAAGACGGCCGCTTACGGTTTGATACGTTTTGTATTGCCGCTATTTCCGGCCGCTTCACAAGACTTTGCGCCTATCGCTATGACTTTGGGTACTATCGGTATCTTCTATGGCGCATGGCTGGCCTTTATGCAGACGGATATGAAGCGTCTGCTTGCTTATACTAGTATCTCGCATATGGGCTTTATTGTTTTAGCTATTTATGCTGGTACTTTACTAAGCTTACAAGGATTGATGGTGCAGATGCTAGCGCACGGCCTTAGCTCAGCGGCGCTATTTATTATGGCCGGTCAGCTCTACGAGCGTCTTCATACTCGCAATATCACTTTGATGGGCGGTATGTGGGGTCAGTTCCGCTATTATGCGCCAATGCTGATGTTCTTCTGTGCTGCCTTACTGGGTATTCCAGGCACCGGTAACTTCATTGGCGAATTTATGATTTTGTTTGGCACCTTTGCTCAGTATCCAGTATTTGTCGTGCTAGCGACCTTTAGCTTAGTGTTGGCAGGTCTGTACTCATTACTGCTGGTTTATCGTACTTTGTTTGGCGCTAATAACACCAAAGACGTGGCGTTAGAACATACCAAGTACCATGGTCTACCTGAGCGTCCATTAAAGGACTTAGGCAAGCGCGAGATTACCTTACTGCTGACTTTAGCGGCAGGTCTAGTATGGCTTGGACTGTATCCACAGCCAATACTGGATACCTCAAGTCAGGCGATGCAGTGGATCAATAACGCCTATATTTATAGCGAAGTCACTCAAGTAGACGCATCAGATCTGCTTGATGCAATGGAGGCACGTTAA
- the nuoL gene encoding NADH-quinone oxidoreductase subunit L, which produces MSLLPLTFIFPLIGFLILAFMRDKLSEQAAGFVGVGSMLLSALCTLVASFTFLTSYPQGTVLQIPLWTWFQVGDFAPGFSLSFDGLALTMTGVITGVGFLIHLFAAWYMKGDIGFARFFSYMNLFVASMLLLVLADNLLLLYLGWEGVGICSYLLIGYYYHDCANGRAAMKAFTVTRIGDVFLAFGLFLLFREFGTLNIQEIITRAPEVFAINNPTMILTTMMLVGGAMGKSAQLPLHTWLADAMAGPTPVSALIHAATMVTAGVYLIARMHPLFELTPGILLYWVGGVGALTLVVAGFCALAQTDIKRILAYSTMSQIGYMFLALGVGAWQGAIFHLMTHAFFKALLFLSSGAVILSVHHEQNIFKMGGLRKKIPLVFWCYIVGGGALAAIPWVTVGFYSKEAILWEAYATGHQVLFYMGVFGAFLTAIYTFRMIWIIFFGEEKTPAHKLSGVSYWLPLSVLLVLSTAVGAWIMPPLQGVLPESFGHLLELSGEAHGKHTAEYIAMGAMLVGLIIAALLYVVDKGRMLTKFKRSTIGGGLYYWCYHGLGFDALFDIIFVKPFLFIGRLFKADPVDKGWLVLPMLASFGNKVFSRAQTGSLRGYAASFGLGVAVLLVLVMMTVV; this is translated from the coding sequence ATGAGTTTATTACCATTAACCTTTATATTTCCGCTCATTGGCTTTTTAATTTTAGCCTTTATGCGTGATAAGTTGTCTGAGCAAGCGGCTGGCTTTGTCGGGGTTGGTAGCATGTTGCTATCAGCGCTATGCACTTTAGTCGCTAGCTTCACTTTTTTAACTAGCTATCCTCAAGGTACAGTACTACAAATACCGCTTTGGACTTGGTTTCAAGTCGGCGATTTTGCGCCAGGCTTTAGCTTAAGCTTTGATGGCTTAGCGCTAACCATGACTGGGGTCATTACCGGCGTGGGCTTTTTGATTCATCTCTTTGCCGCTTGGTACATGAAAGGCGATATTGGCTTTGCTCGCTTTTTTAGCTATATGAATTTGTTTGTCGCGAGCATGTTGTTGTTAGTGCTCGCTGATAACTTATTATTGTTATATCTTGGCTGGGAAGGGGTGGGTATCTGCTCTTACTTGCTGATTGGCTATTATTACCACGACTGCGCCAATGGTCGCGCGGCGATGAAAGCCTTTACCGTGACTCGTATTGGTGATGTGTTTTTGGCTTTTGGTTTATTCTTATTATTTCGCGAATTTGGTACGCTCAATATCCAGGAGATTATCACTCGCGCGCCAGAAGTGTTCGCTATTAATAATCCAACGATGATCTTGACCACCATGATGTTAGTAGGCGGGGCGATGGGTAAGTCAGCGCAGTTGCCGTTACATACTTGGCTTGCGGATGCGATGGCAGGACCGACGCCAGTATCGGCGCTGATTCATGCGGCGACGATGGTTACTGCAGGCGTTTATTTGATTGCCCGTATGCATCCGTTATTTGAGCTGACGCCAGGGATTTTACTCTATTGGGTCGGCGGTGTTGGTGCTTTGACTTTAGTGGTGGCTGGTTTTTGTGCATTGGCGCAAACCGATATCAAGCGTATTCTCGCTTATTCAACCATGAGTCAGATCGGCTATATGTTCCTAGCGCTTGGTGTTGGGGCGTGGCAAGGCGCTATCTTCCATTTGATGACCCATGCTTTTTTTAAGGCCTTATTATTCTTATCGTCAGGCGCAGTCATCCTTTCTGTACATCATGAACAAAACATCTTTAAGATGGGCGGTTTGCGTAAAAAGATACCACTAGTGTTTTGGTGTTACATTGTAGGCGGCGGCGCTTTAGCTGCTATCCCTTGGGTAACGGTCGGTTTTTATTCCAAAGAGGCTATCCTTTGGGAGGCTTACGCTACTGGCCATCAAGTGTTATTTTATATGGGCGTATTTGGCGCTTTCTTAACCGCTATCTATACTTTCCGGATGATTTGGATTATCTTTTTTGGCGAAGAAAAAACGCCGGCGCATAAGCTATCGGGTGTCTCTTATTGGTTACCGCTTAGCGTGCTATTAGTATTGTCAACGGCGGTTGGTGCGTGGATTATGCCGCCATTACAGGGCGTATTGCCAGAGAGCTTTGGTCATCTGCTTGAGCTATCCGGTGAGGCGCATGGCAAGCATACTGCTGAATATATAGCGATGGGCGCAATGCTAGTTGGCTTAATTATTGCCGCTTTATTATATGTAGTAGATAAGGGCCGGATGCTGACGAAGTTTAAACGCTCCACTATCGGTGGCGGGCTTTATTACTGGTGCTATCACGGCTTAGGCTTTGATGCCCTGTTCGATATAATATTTGTAAAACCCTTTTTATTCATCGGCCGCTTGTTCAAAGCGGATCCTGTCGATAAAGGCTGGCTTGTGCTACCTATGCTAGCCTCATTTGGTAATAAGGTATTCTCTCGGGCGCAGACAGGTTCCCTTCGTGGCTATGCGGCAAGCTTTGGCTTGGGCGTAGCGGTATTGCTGGTGCTGGTAATGATGACGGTGGTGTAA